The following are from one region of the Rhipicephalus microplus isolate Deutch F79 chromosome 1, USDA_Rmic, whole genome shotgun sequence genome:
- the LOC142813642 gene encoding protein Mo25-like isoform X2, with product MPLFGKSQKSPYELVKVLREAVLALERGDKKAEKAQEDVSKHLVMMKNMLYGTCDTEPQTDIVVAQLAQELYNTNLLLLLVQNLSKIDFEGKKDVAQIFNNILRRQIGTRSPTVDYICTKPDILFTLIQGYEKQDIALNCGTMLRECARYEALAKIILYSDEFYNFFKYVEVSTFDIASDAFSTFKELLTRHKMVCAEFLEQNYDKVFSHYQNLLNSENYVTRRQSLKLLGELLLDRHNFSIMTRYISNPENLKLMMNMLKEKSRNIQFEAFHVFKVFVANPNKPKPILDILLRNKDKLVDFLSKFHTDRSDDEQFNDEKAYLIKQIRELKPLEGDPTTCPQGGH from the exons ATGCCGCTGTTTGGCAAGTCCCAGAAGAGCCCGTACGAGCTGGTCAAGGTCCTTCGGGAGGCCGTCCTGGCACTGGAGCGGGGTGACAAGAAGGCTGAAAAG GCCCAGGAAGATGTCTCCAAGCACCTTGTGATGATGAAGAACATGCTGTACGGCACGTGTGATACCGAGCCCCAGACGGACATTGTGGTGGCCCAATTGGCACAGGAGCTGTACAACACCAACCTTCTTCTCCTGCTGGTGCAGAACCTCTCTAAGATCGACTTCGAG GGCAAGAAAGACGTCGCTCAGATCTTCAACAACATCCTGCGACGGCAAATAGGCACACGTTCACCTACGGTAGACTACATCTGTACCAAGCCTGACATCCTGTTTACCCTAATTCAAGG ATACGAGAAGCAGGACATCGCCCTCAACTGCGGCACCATGCTGAGGGAGTGCGCGCGATACGAGGCCCTAGCGAAAATCATTCTTTACTCGGATGAATTTTACAACTTCTTCAAGTACGTCGAGGTGTCTACATTCGACATTGCCTCGGATGCATTCTCTACCTTCAAG GAACTTCTGACGCGCCACAAGATGGTCTGTGCGGAATTCCTGGAGCAGAACTATGACAAGGTGTTCTCTCACTACCAGAACCTCCTCAACTCTGAGAATTATGTCACAAGGCGACAATCCCTCAAG CTTCTAGGCGAGCTCCTTCTGGATAGGCACAACTTCAGCATTATGACACGCTACATCAGCAATCCAGAAAACCTTAAGCTGATGATGAACATGCTCAAGGAAAAGAGCCGCAACATTCAGTTTGAAGCTTTCCACGTGTTCAAG GTGTTTGTGGCCAACCCAAACAAGCCAAAGCCCATTCTGGACATCCTGCTGCGCAATAAGGACAAGCTGGTGGACTTCTTGAGCAAGTTCCACACGGACAGGTCAGACGACGAGCAGTTCAATGACGAGAAGGCCTACCTCATCAAGCAGATTCGAGAGCTGAAGCCCCTCGAAGGCGACCCCACCACGTGTCCCCAGGGGGGCCACTGA
- the LOC142813642 gene encoding protein Mo25-like isoform X1 — MPLFGKSQKSPYELVKVLREAVLALERGDKKAEKLPTTLGKALRAQEDVSKHLVMMKNMLYGTCDTEPQTDIVVAQLAQELYNTNLLLLLVQNLSKIDFEGKKDVAQIFNNILRRQIGTRSPTVDYICTKPDILFTLIQGYEKQDIALNCGTMLRECARYEALAKIILYSDEFYNFFKYVEVSTFDIASDAFSTFKELLTRHKMVCAEFLEQNYDKVFSHYQNLLNSENYVTRRQSLKLLGELLLDRHNFSIMTRYISNPENLKLMMNMLKEKSRNIQFEAFHVFKVFVANPNKPKPILDILLRNKDKLVDFLSKFHTDRSDDEQFNDEKAYLIKQIRELKPLEGDPTTCPQGGH; from the exons ATGCCGCTGTTTGGCAAGTCCCAGAAGAGCCCGTACGAGCTGGTCAAGGTCCTTCGGGAGGCCGTCCTGGCACTGGAGCGGGGTGACAAGAAGGCTGAAAAG CTGCCCACCACTTTGGGAAAGGCACTGCGC GCCCAGGAAGATGTCTCCAAGCACCTTGTGATGATGAAGAACATGCTGTACGGCACGTGTGATACCGAGCCCCAGACGGACATTGTGGTGGCCCAATTGGCACAGGAGCTGTACAACACCAACCTTCTTCTCCTGCTGGTGCAGAACCTCTCTAAGATCGACTTCGAG GGCAAGAAAGACGTCGCTCAGATCTTCAACAACATCCTGCGACGGCAAATAGGCACACGTTCACCTACGGTAGACTACATCTGTACCAAGCCTGACATCCTGTTTACCCTAATTCAAGG ATACGAGAAGCAGGACATCGCCCTCAACTGCGGCACCATGCTGAGGGAGTGCGCGCGATACGAGGCCCTAGCGAAAATCATTCTTTACTCGGATGAATTTTACAACTTCTTCAAGTACGTCGAGGTGTCTACATTCGACATTGCCTCGGATGCATTCTCTACCTTCAAG GAACTTCTGACGCGCCACAAGATGGTCTGTGCGGAATTCCTGGAGCAGAACTATGACAAGGTGTTCTCTCACTACCAGAACCTCCTCAACTCTGAGAATTATGTCACAAGGCGACAATCCCTCAAG CTTCTAGGCGAGCTCCTTCTGGATAGGCACAACTTCAGCATTATGACACGCTACATCAGCAATCCAGAAAACCTTAAGCTGATGATGAACATGCTCAAGGAAAAGAGCCGCAACATTCAGTTTGAAGCTTTCCACGTGTTCAAG GTGTTTGTGGCCAACCCAAACAAGCCAAAGCCCATTCTGGACATCCTGCTGCGCAATAAGGACAAGCTGGTGGACTTCTTGAGCAAGTTCCACACGGACAGGTCAGACGACGAGCAGTTCAATGACGAGAAGGCCTACCTCATCAAGCAGATTCGAGAGCTGAAGCCCCTCGAAGGCGACCCCACCACGTGTCCCCAGGGGGGCCACTGA